In Gossypium hirsutum isolate 1008001.06 chromosome D06, Gossypium_hirsutum_v2.1, whole genome shotgun sequence, one genomic interval encodes:
- the LOC107902046 gene encoding protein CHUP1, chloroplastic isoform X1, which translates to MREENSFENRAKASKFGDQNQPPKSLHTKTITNQSKPKSSWGSHIVKGFTGTADKKTKVQTITVQTKKPPVSNTDVPTTNPSLHSHSRVKRSLISDLSCSVSATQVHPQVYPTHRRQSSGSRDLFIELDHVRSLLQDSKERELKLQAELAEWKTNAKVLDLQTQLETRNIEVDNLSHRVGLLESEKTSLCGQLATLTSILERNEENLEISKEPQSIRDLEMEVVELRRLNKELQMQKRNLACKLSSLESQLASLAKANESDVVAKVKAEASMLRHTNENLSKQVEGLQMSRLNEVEELAYLRWVNSCLRDELRNSCSTMNSDKALSPVQSKVEYGGSPNSASSKSSERSSASIKRLNLIKKMKKWPITSQEPSSVEYAATVVDKEWVHIEELRSPGRRHSISGSKCYIQELVPNKRRQSDGFMCTKEMEKEAEPVSSQKPAASASLDFERRALRIPNPPPRPSCSVPSGPKEESCPQIPPPPPPPPPKFSVRSSSGVVKRAPQVVEFYHSLMKRDSRKDSTNGGICDVPDVANVRSSMIGEIENRSSHLLAIKADVETQGEFVNSLIREVNNAVYQNIEDVVAFVKWLDDELCYLVDERAVLKHFPWPEKKADTLREAAFGYQDLKKLESEVLYYKDDSRMPCDIALKKMVALSEKMERTVYNLLRTRESLVRNCREFQIPTDWMLDNGIMSKIKLGSVKLAKRYMKRVAIELQVKATLEKDPSMDYMLLQGVRFAFRIHQFAGGFDSETMHAFEELRNLANLLNKK; encoded by the exons ATGAGAGAAGAAAACTCATTTGAGAACAGAGCCAAAGCATCAAAATTTGGTGATCAAAATCAACCCCCAAAATCTCTGCACACAAAGACCATTACCAATCAATCCAAGCCCAAGTCTTCATGGGGTTCACACATTGTGAAGGGCTTCACAGGCACAGCTGACAAGAAAACCAAGGTTCAAACCATCACCGTCCAAACCAAGAAACCTCCTGTATCAAACACTGATGTCCCCACTACTAACCCATCTCTGCATTCTCATTCTAGAGTTAAAAGGTCCCTCATTTCTGATTTATCTTGCTCTGTCAGTGCAACCCAAGTCCACCCTCAAGTCTACCCAACTCACCGGAGGCAGTCCTCTGGTTCTCGCGATCTCTTCATCGAATTAGACCACGTTAGGAGCCTTCTTCAGGACTCTAAAGAAAGGGAGCTTAAGCTGCAAGCTGAGCTTGCCGAGTGGAAGACAAATGCTAAAGTTTTGGATCTCCAGACCCAGCTTGAAACAAGGAACATTGAAGTAGATAATCTTTCACACAGAGTTGGGTTGTTGGAGTCGGAGAAGACCAGCTTATGTGGTCAACTGGCAACTTTGACTTCCATTTTGGAAAGGAATGAGGAAAATCTGGAAATCTCAAAGGAACCGCAATCGATTAGGGATCTTGAAATGGAAGTTGTGGAGTTGAGGAGGTTGAACAAGGAGTTACAGATGCAAAAGAGGAATCTTGCTTGCAAGCTTTCATCTTTGGAATCCCAGTTAGCTTCTCTTGCCAAAGCCAATGAG AGTGATGTTGTTGCCAAAGTTAAAGCGGAGGCATCAATGTTAAGGCATACCAATGAAAACCTGAGTAAACAAGTGGAAGGTCTACAAATGAGCCGGTTGAATGAAGTTGAGGAGCTTGCATACTTGAGGTGGGTTAATTCTTGTTTACGAGATGAACTACGAAATTCATGCTCAACAATGAATTCTGATAAGGCATTAAGTCCAGTTCAAAGCAAGGTTGAATATGGAGGCTCACCGAATTCCGCAAGCAGTAAGAGCTCAGAACGCAGTAGTGCAAgtataaagagattaaatttaattaaaaagatgaagaaatggcCTATCACTAGCCAGGAACCTTCCAGTGTAGAGTATGCAGCTACTGTTGTGGACAAGGAGTGGGTGCATATAGAGGAGCTGAGAAGTCCTGGAAGAAGACATTCCATAAGTGGATCAAAATGTTACATACAAGAGTTGGTACCAAATAAGAGAAGACAATCTGATGGTtttatgtgtaccaaagaaatgGAGAAGGAGGCTGAGCCAGTAAGTTCTCAAAAGCCTGCTGCTTCAGCTTCCTTGGATTTTGAGAGAAGGGCTTTGAGAATTCCTAATCCTCCTCCCAGGCCTTCCTGTTCGGTCCCAAGTGGACCTAAAGAGGAAAGTTGTCCACAAattccaccaccaccaccacctccccCTCCAAAGTTTTCAGTGAGAAGTAGCTCTGGTGTGGTGAAGCGAGCCCCGCAAGTGGTCGAGTTTTATCATTCTCTCATGAAAAGGGATTCTAGAAAGGATTCCACAAATGGAGGAATATGTGATGTGCCCGATGTTGCAAATGTTCGTAGCAGCATGATAGGCGAAATCGAGAATAGATCATCACATTTGCTTGCT ATAAAGGCGGATGTTGaaactcaaggagaatttgtgAATTCGTTGATAAGAGAAGTCAATAATGCTGTTTATCAGAACATTGAAGACGTTGTAGCATTTGTGAAGTGGCTTGATGATGAACTTTGCTATCTA GTTGATGAAAGGGCAGTGTTGAAGCACTTTCCTTGGCCAGAGAAAAAAGCTGACACATTGCGAGAAGCAGCATTCGGATACCAAGATCTCAAGAAATTGGAATCTGAGGTGTTATACTACAAGGATGATTCCAGGATGCCTTGTGATATTGCCTTAAAGAAAATGGTTGCCTTGTCTGAGAA GATGGAACGTACTGTTTATAACCTCCTACGTACAAGAGAGTCATTGGTGCGCAACTGCAGGGAATTCCAAATTCCCACAGACTGGATGCTTGATAATGGGATTATGAGCAAG ATTAAACTTGGATCAGTGAAACTGGCGAAGCGGTACATGAAACGGGTAGCCATTGAACTGCAGGTGAAGGCAACCTTGGAGAAGGATCCTTCAATGGACTATATGCTACTTCAAGGAGTCAGATTTGCATTCAGAATACATCAG TTTGCAGGAGGATTTGATTCTGAAACAATGCATGCATTTGAAGAACTCCGAAACCTTGCCAACCTCCTTAACAAgaagtag
- the LOC107902046 gene encoding protein CHUP1, chloroplastic isoform X2: protein MREENSFENRAKASKFGDQNQPPKSLHTKTITNQSKPKSSWGSHIVKGFTGTADKKTKVQTITVQTKKPPVSNTDVPTTNPSLHSHSRVKRSLISDLSCSVSATQVHPQVYPTHRRQSSGSRDLFIELDHVRSLLQDSKERELKLQAELAEWKTNAKVLDLQTQLETRNIEVDNLSHRVGLLESEKTSLCGQLATLTSILERNEENLEISKEPQSIRDLEMEVVELRRLNKELQMQKRNLACKLSSLESQLASLAKANESDVVAKVKAEASMLRHTNENLSKQVEGLQMSRLNEVEELAYLRWVNSCLRDELRNSCSTMNSDKALSPVQSKVEYGGSPNSASSKSSERSSASIKRLNLIKKMKKWPITSQEPSSVEYAATVVDKEWVHIEELRSPGRRHSISGSKCYIQELVPNKRRQSDGFMCTKEMEKEAEPVSSQKPAASASLDFERRALRIPNPPPRPSCSVPSGPKEESCPQIPPPPPPPPPKFSVRSSSGVVKRAPQVVEFYHSLMKRDSRKDSTNGGICDVPDVANVRSSMIGEIENRSSHLLAIKADVETQGEFVNSLIREVNNAVYQNIEDVVAFVKWLDDELCYLVDERAVLKHFPWPEKKADTLREAAFGYQDLKKLESEVLYYKDDSRMPCDIALKKMVALSEKMERTVYNLLRTRESLVRNCREFQIPTDWMLDNGIMSK, encoded by the exons ATGAGAGAAGAAAACTCATTTGAGAACAGAGCCAAAGCATCAAAATTTGGTGATCAAAATCAACCCCCAAAATCTCTGCACACAAAGACCATTACCAATCAATCCAAGCCCAAGTCTTCATGGGGTTCACACATTGTGAAGGGCTTCACAGGCACAGCTGACAAGAAAACCAAGGTTCAAACCATCACCGTCCAAACCAAGAAACCTCCTGTATCAAACACTGATGTCCCCACTACTAACCCATCTCTGCATTCTCATTCTAGAGTTAAAAGGTCCCTCATTTCTGATTTATCTTGCTCTGTCAGTGCAACCCAAGTCCACCCTCAAGTCTACCCAACTCACCGGAGGCAGTCCTCTGGTTCTCGCGATCTCTTCATCGAATTAGACCACGTTAGGAGCCTTCTTCAGGACTCTAAAGAAAGGGAGCTTAAGCTGCAAGCTGAGCTTGCCGAGTGGAAGACAAATGCTAAAGTTTTGGATCTCCAGACCCAGCTTGAAACAAGGAACATTGAAGTAGATAATCTTTCACACAGAGTTGGGTTGTTGGAGTCGGAGAAGACCAGCTTATGTGGTCAACTGGCAACTTTGACTTCCATTTTGGAAAGGAATGAGGAAAATCTGGAAATCTCAAAGGAACCGCAATCGATTAGGGATCTTGAAATGGAAGTTGTGGAGTTGAGGAGGTTGAACAAGGAGTTACAGATGCAAAAGAGGAATCTTGCTTGCAAGCTTTCATCTTTGGAATCCCAGTTAGCTTCTCTTGCCAAAGCCAATGAG AGTGATGTTGTTGCCAAAGTTAAAGCGGAGGCATCAATGTTAAGGCATACCAATGAAAACCTGAGTAAACAAGTGGAAGGTCTACAAATGAGCCGGTTGAATGAAGTTGAGGAGCTTGCATACTTGAGGTGGGTTAATTCTTGTTTACGAGATGAACTACGAAATTCATGCTCAACAATGAATTCTGATAAGGCATTAAGTCCAGTTCAAAGCAAGGTTGAATATGGAGGCTCACCGAATTCCGCAAGCAGTAAGAGCTCAGAACGCAGTAGTGCAAgtataaagagattaaatttaattaaaaagatgaagaaatggcCTATCACTAGCCAGGAACCTTCCAGTGTAGAGTATGCAGCTACTGTTGTGGACAAGGAGTGGGTGCATATAGAGGAGCTGAGAAGTCCTGGAAGAAGACATTCCATAAGTGGATCAAAATGTTACATACAAGAGTTGGTACCAAATAAGAGAAGACAATCTGATGGTtttatgtgtaccaaagaaatgGAGAAGGAGGCTGAGCCAGTAAGTTCTCAAAAGCCTGCTGCTTCAGCTTCCTTGGATTTTGAGAGAAGGGCTTTGAGAATTCCTAATCCTCCTCCCAGGCCTTCCTGTTCGGTCCCAAGTGGACCTAAAGAGGAAAGTTGTCCACAAattccaccaccaccaccacctccccCTCCAAAGTTTTCAGTGAGAAGTAGCTCTGGTGTGGTGAAGCGAGCCCCGCAAGTGGTCGAGTTTTATCATTCTCTCATGAAAAGGGATTCTAGAAAGGATTCCACAAATGGAGGAATATGTGATGTGCCCGATGTTGCAAATGTTCGTAGCAGCATGATAGGCGAAATCGAGAATAGATCATCACATTTGCTTGCT ATAAAGGCGGATGTTGaaactcaaggagaatttgtgAATTCGTTGATAAGAGAAGTCAATAATGCTGTTTATCAGAACATTGAAGACGTTGTAGCATTTGTGAAGTGGCTTGATGATGAACTTTGCTATCTA GTTGATGAAAGGGCAGTGTTGAAGCACTTTCCTTGGCCAGAGAAAAAAGCTGACACATTGCGAGAAGCAGCATTCGGATACCAAGATCTCAAGAAATTGGAATCTGAGGTGTTATACTACAAGGATGATTCCAGGATGCCTTGTGATATTGCCTTAAAGAAAATGGTTGCCTTGTCTGAGAA GATGGAACGTACTGTTTATAACCTCCTACGTACAAGAGAGTCATTGGTGCGCAACTGCAGGGAATTCCAAATTCCCACAGACTGGATGCTTGATAATGGGATTATGAGCAAG TGA